The proteins below come from a single Aegilops tauschii subsp. strangulata cultivar AL8/78 chromosome 6, Aet v6.0, whole genome shotgun sequence genomic window:
- the LOC141025822 gene encoding uncharacterized protein, with protein MTGGWGFVVRDHQGDICGSGAGRLRYVASATQAKAEACAAALVAASNWGMTNIQVELDCQVLVKALKGTEADRAPEGLLFREIRQFARLNFSTVSFSFAPRACNKLAHALAAYGACHEASGETWSGDLPDDGAVRLASVLAEPV; from the coding sequence ATGACGGGTGGCTGGGGCTTTGTGGTGCGGGACCACCAGGGTGATATCTGTGGTTCTGGAGCTGGACGGCTGCGCTATGTTGCATCGGCGACTCAGGCAAAAGCGGAAGCCTGTGCGGCAGCCCTGGTGGCGGCATCGAACTGGGGCATGACAAATATTCAGGTCGAACTGGACTGCCAGGTCCTTGTCAAGGCGCTGAAGGGAACAGAGGCGGACCGTGCTCCTGAAGGCCTCCTGTTCAGGGAGATTCGTCAATTCGCTAGGCTAAATTTTAGCACAGTTTCCTTTTCTTTTGCCCCGAGGGCATGTAATAAGCTTGCGCATGCTTTAGCTGCCTATGGTGCTTGCCATGAGGCAAGTGGAGAAACCTGGTCTGGGGATCTCCCTGACGATGGAGCTGTACGTTTGGCCAGCGTCTTGGCTGAGCCGGTGTGA